From Leishmania donovani BPK282A1 complete genome, chromosome 34, the proteins below share one genomic window:
- a CDS encoding adaptor gamma-1 chain, putative, which yields MSSMDSMRLQATIRLIRQCKTSEEERSNVKIISAQLRKGFADAKPYIRVRYMLMLLYIRMLGYPTEFAHMEVLKLLSQTDFSGIRVGYLALQLLFSESDEVLTLVENRMIAHLSVAGSRRGISYEQLCLIGISLNAAANIASEDMCRDLLDSILHLFKNSPQQLRSKAALAALRVVRKAPDQAGYILEHCADLFDGNTESLMCVLTLVIECLQTDSGAKMIGAFRKHAMSAMRALKALVLSSRITEEDVGGITDPFLQVKLLHFMRIIGAGSDVTSEALNDVLAQVITNTDATRNVGCAVLYECVRTINAIESDEGLRTLAVNTISRFLSSVKDNNLRFVGLQTLLMYSSKDFDAVVQHQAIVLECLRDADLSIRRRALDLTVTLITVNNVRLLVPDLIAYMSLCSEEMKGDVARHICSVIETHYPSDIWRVDYSIRFLKVAKQFAPLDFACNLLAVLSSQTKDVQTRAVEALWEEASYPFDARHQSRKAFLMVALWCIGEYVELLLGAVKGLTGADVATCLSSLITNTSFTLIKQYGLTALMKVATKCPDAKPQAMATFASNMTSMDCELQQRACEYTTLLVDFPQEAVFSFSQMPPINPEADAVKPVEVVSLTQEQLHQETTNTLDDLFNFDGATKPSSPSTDTPTLIGGSSSQVNSLFSPDSAFPTVSQRAPSSTNAFDGIFGDSGDGCAPAVSGSTMMADASVKSESASPTGAGGVIGVPVCSCADFDVLLSGRMEGSIIFADLAVQSKLSDAVEQLSFSVAVLRMCTVEVAPLPSTIAPYGVAAQRLKVDNTQNTANPHMLALRVRISYTVRGEPREQMFQVSQAL from the coding sequence ATGTCGTCGATGGACTCGATGCGCCTGCAGGCGACAATCCGCCTCATTCGGCAGTGCAAAACctccgaggaggagcggtCAAACGTGAAAATCATCAGTGCGCAACTGCGGAAGGGGTTCGCCGATGCGAAGCCGTACATTCGAGTGCGATACATGCTGATGCTTCTCTACATTCGGATGCTTGGGTACCCGACGGAGTTTGCGCACATGGAGGTGTTGAAGCTCTTGTCGCAGACCGATTTCTCCGGCATTCGCGTCGGCTatctcgcgctgcagcttctgTTCAGCGAGAGCGACGAAGTTCTGACGCTTGTGGAGAATCGCATGATTGCACACCTAAGCGTTGCAGGGTCTCGCCGGGGCATCTCGTACGAGCAGCTCTGCCTCATCGGCATCTCGCTGAATGCGGCAGCCAACATCGCCAGCGAGGACATGTGCCGTGACCTCCTCGACTCCATCTTGCACCTCTTCAAAAACAgcccacagcagctgcgcagcaagGCTGCCCTGGCCGCGCTGCGTGTGGTACGCAAGGCCCCTGATCAGGCGGGGTACATTCTGGAGCACTGCGCAGACCTCTTTGACGGGAATACGGAGTCGCTCATGTGCGTCCTGACGCTCGTCATCGAATGCCTGCAGACAGACTCCGGAGCAAAGATGATCGGCGCGTTCCGCAAGCACGCCATGAGCGCCATGCGGGCGTTGAAGGCGCTCGTGCTCTCGTCTCGGAtcacggaggaggacgtTGGCGGCATCACGGACCCTTTTCTGCAGGTGAAGCTGCTCCACTTCATGCGCATCATCGGTGCCGGCAGCGATGTTACTTCGGAAGCGCTCAACGACGTTCTCGCGCAGGTGATCACGAACACGGACGCGACGCGTAACGTGGGCTGCGCCGTCTTGTacgagtgcgtgcgcacgaTCAACGCCATCGAGAGCGATGAAGGTCTTCGCACCCTTGCCGTCAACACGATCAGccgcttcctctcctccgtcaAGGATAACAACCTGCGCTTTGTGGGGCTCCAGACGCTGCTCATGTACTCGAGCAAGGACTTCGACGCCGTGGTGCAACATCAGGCGATCGTGCTCGAATGCCTGCGGGACGCCGACCTCTCgatccgccgccgtgcgctggACCTCACGGTGACGCTCATCACGGTGAACAACGTGCGGCTTCTTGTGCCGGACCTCATCGCGTACATGTCGCTCTGCTCCGAGGAAATGAAGGGCGACGTGGCGCGGCACATTTGCAGCGTGATTGAGACGCACTACCCCAGCGATATTTGGCGTGTCGACTACTCCATCCGTTTTCTCAAGGTGGCGAAGCAGTTTGCCCCGCTGGACTTTGCCTGCAACCTGCTCGCCGTTCTCTCGAGCCAGACAAAGGACGTGCAAACGCGTGCGGTGGAGGCGTTATGGGAGGAGGCCTCGTACCCGTTCGATGCGCGGCATCAGTCTCGCAAGGCGTTCCTCATGGTGGCGCTGTGGTGCATTGGTGAGtacgtggagctgctgcttggcGCCGTGAAGGGGCTGACGGGTGCGGACGTGGCGACGTGCCTTAGCAGTCTCATCACAAATACAAGCTTCACTCTCATCAAGCAGTATGGTCTGACGGCGCTTATGAAGGTCGCGACCAAGTGCCCCGACGCCAAGCCGCAGGCTATGGCTACGTTCGCGAGCAATATGACTAGCATGGACtgcgagctgcagcagcgcgcgtgcgagtACACGACACTGCTAGTAGACTTCCCGCAGGAAGCAGTGTTTAGCTTTAGTCAAATGCCGCCCATCAACCCCGAGGCCGACGCCGTGAAACCGGTAGAAGTTGTGTCGCTGACGCAGGAGCAGCTTCACCAGGAGACGACCAACACGCTCGATGACCTCTTCAACTTCGACGGTGCCACCAAGCCCTCCTCTCCCAGCACAGACACGCCAACCCTGATAGGTGGCTCATCCTCGCAAGTCAACTCGCTTTTTTCTCCCGACTCGGCCTTTCCGACGGTGTCGCAGCGCGCACCGAGCAGTACGAACGCGTTTGACGGCATCttcggcgacagcggcgacggatGCGCACCGGCTGTCTCTGGATCGACGATGATGGCTGACGCAAGCGTGAAGTCTGAGTCCGCGTCTCCCACGGGCGCAGGAGGCGTGATTGGTGTGCccgtctgcagctgcgccgactTCGATGTCCTGCTCTCAGGGCGGATGGAGGGCAGCATCATCTTTGCCGATCTCGCCGTACAGTCGAAGCTCAGCGacgcggtggagcagctgagcTTTAGTGTGGCTGTGCTTCGGATGTGCACCGTcgaggtggcgccgctgccgagcacTATCGCGCCGTACGGAGTagccgcgcagcggctgaAGGTGGACAACACGCAGAACACGGCGAACCCGCACATGCTGGCACTACGAGTAAGGATTTCGTATACTGTGCGCGGCGAACCGCGAGAGCAGATGTTCCAGGTTTCCCAGGCATTGTGA
- a CDS encoding nucleolar protein family a member-like protein — MPQDEQAKAAEEYDYDRELYRCPISWPITSDKPKMTKKVYSLIKKTVTANKKRGIVKGIKDVTKAIRKGQKGILVLGADASPYDVVSHFPVMAEEAKIPYVWVPSRQDLGTATQCKRATSVVLLKVNEELKSSYDKIVLAIEDLNSEE, encoded by the coding sequence ATGCCCCAGGACGAGCAAGCGAAGGCGGCCGAGGAGTACGACTACGATCGGGAGCTCTACCGCTGCCCCATCTCGTGGCCCATCACCTCCGACAAGCCCAAGATGACTAAGAAGGTGTACTCCCTCATCAAGAAGACAGTCACTGCGAACAAGAAGAGGGGCATCGTGAAGGGCATCAAGGATGTTACCAAGGCGATTCGCAAGGGCCAGAAAGGTATCCTCGTTCTCGGCGCGGATGCGTCTCCGTACGACGTGGTGTCGCACTTTCCTGTcatggcggaggaggctAAGATTCCGTATGTGTGGGTGCCTTCGCGGCAGGACCTAGGCACGGCCACCCAATGCAAGCGTGCAACCTCCGTCGTGCTGCTGAAGGTGAACGAAGAACTGAAGTCGAGCTATGACAAAATCGTGCTCGCCATCGAGGACCTGAACTCGGAGGAGTAG
- a CDS encoding geranylgeranyltransferase, putative — protein MAESAAPSGPIVADLHHKFVHELDDNTQWKAQHLKMNGVYWGLSSLVLLHRMDYKPDDVVGFVLSCYNSDGGFGGNADMDSHLLHTMSAVQLLCMFDAVARIDVERTVRWIASMQLPDGSFQGDEWGEVDTRFSYIALSCLRLLGRCECVDVEAAVQYVLRCQNWDGGFGVSPGAESHAGQIFCCVGALCIANALDRIDRDRVAAWLAMRQLPSGGLNGRPEKKADVCYSWWVVSSLSALGRTSWIDKEALFQYILSCQDTQDGGFSDKPGNQPDVYHTFFGLCGLSLLGYEGYKLNPINPVYALSYDILDRLNIAPEHGSQVGRRVPRS, from the coding sequence ATGGCGgagtcggcggcgccatctGGCCCCATTGTGGCGGACTTGCACCACAAGTTTGTGCACGAGCTCGACGACAACACCCAATGGAAGGCGCAGCATCTCAAGATGAACGGCGTCTACTGGGGACTCAGCTCacttgtgctgctgcaccgaaTGGACTATAAGCCGGACGACGTTGTGGGTTTTGTGCTGTCGTGCTAcaacagcgacggcggctttGGCGGGAATGCCGACATGGACTCCCACTTGCTCCACACCATGTCCgcagtgcagctgctgtgcatgTTCGACGCAGTCGCGCGCATTGATGTGGAGCGGACGGTTCGCTGGATTGCGTCGATGCAGCTGCCGGACGGCTCCTTTCAAGGGGACGAGTGGGGCGAGGTAGACACTCGCTTCTCCTACATCGCGCTCAGttgcctgcgcctgctgggGCGCTGCGAGTGCGTCGATGTCGAGGCGGCTGTCCAGTatgtgctgcggtgccagAACTGGgacggcggcttcggcgTCTCGCCAGGAGCGGAGAGCCACGCAGGCCAGATCTTCTGCTGCGTGGGTGCATTGTGCATAGCGAATGCCCTCGATCGCATCGACAGGGATCGGGTGGCGGCGTGGCTAGCGATGCGCCAGCTTCCCTCCGGCGGCCTCAACGGGCGGCCGGAGAAAAAGGCGGACGTGTGCTACAGCTGGTGGGTCGTATCGTCCCTCTCCGCTCTTGGCCGCACAAGCTGGATTGACAAGGAGGCACTGTTTCAGTACATCCTCAGCTGCCAGGACACGCAGGACGGCGGATTTTCCGACAAGCCAGGCAACCAACCAGATGTGTATCACACCTTCTTTGGCCTGTGCGGGCTTAGCCTTCTGGGGTACGAGGGGTACAAGCTGAATCCCATCAACCCCGTGTACGCGCTGTCCTACGACATTTTGGATCGCCTGAACATCGCACCAGAGCACGGCTCGCAGGTTGGACGGCGTGTTCCACGATCATGA